The following coding sequences lie in one Zingiber officinale cultivar Zhangliang chromosome 2B, Zo_v1.1, whole genome shotgun sequence genomic window:
- the LOC122047824 gene encoding probable steroid-binding protein 3 isoform X1: protein MAFFSSLAAAIDSYTGLSPAAFFTIVALMVGAYRLVSAFFVYPDEESAAKRSLAPQMPPPPEAFSPPPQPVQLGDITLEDLKAYDGSDPNKPLLVAIKGQVYDVSIGRLFYGPGGPYAFFAGRETSRALALMSFDPRDLNSDLSDLSEAELEVLHDWEEKFKEKYVKVGNVVAGNSKDEDESSKEIKKDED, encoded by the exons ATGGCGTTCTTCTCGTCGCTGGCGGCGGCGATCGACTCCTACACGGGCCTGTCCCCCGCCGCCTTCTTCACCATCGTCGCCCTCATGGTCGGCGCTTACCGCCTCGTCTCCGCCTTCTTCGTCTACCCTGACGAAGAATCCGCCGCCAAGAGATCTCTCGCCCCGCAGATGCCTCCGCCGCCGGAGGCGTTCTCGCCGCCGCCCCAACCTGTCCAACTGGGGGACATCACCTTGGAGGACCTGAAGGCGTACGACGGATCCGACCCCAACAAACCCCTCTTGGTGGCGATCAAGGGTCAGGTTTACGACGTCTCTATTGGAAG GTTGTTTTATGGTCCTGGTGGACCTTATGCTTTCTTTGCCGGAAGGGAAACAAGCCGAGCCCTGGCCCTTATGTCTTTCGACCCTCGCGATCTCAATAGCGACCTGAGTGATCTTAGTGAAGCTGAGCTAGAAGTCCTGCATGACTGGGAGGAGAAGTTCAAGGAGAAATATGTGAAAGTTGGAAACGTTGTTGCTGGAAACTCTAAAGACGAAGATGAAAGCAGCAAGGAAATAAAAAAGGATGAGGACTGA
- the LOC122047825 gene encoding protein ALTERED PHOSPHATE STARVATION RESPONSE 1-like isoform X1 codes for MGVANSKIEEEKALVLCRERKRFVRHAIDERCLLADSHFSYVQSLRTTGIELRKFVEPEFPAESSIYTPTAAATPELLALTEKSVSHFSNSSPSISQRLETTKSFSPVPSPSSSGRIQINHMKSGKTSDLTVKEKLPTSVTVTLESSIDTPKHIVLERDETSSFEYPPTPPAAQPWDYFGLFHPTDSQLSYKSGGGLNHGFDNADEIRHLKEEEDILEEDGDRASTNEKNDLESEDDFDQPTKEPLVQIYKNRNVILEQQLRSEFPVIQPTKDIVSKANHQDGDNVKHTNGISETYETPETTPTKTAPHVAVFPINGKTTKSEPETNHETRDFVTCIKEIEELFLKASESGTEVPRMLEANKMQFRPLVPKERAYKSKASVFLTTCFTCCTEEAPHRPIAAENDMKYITWPRSMSSLSSSSRKFVGPTVSNDIDELGSNIFHSYMNSGSHASTLDRLYAWERKLYDEVKASGVIRREYDMKCKLLRHKESVEDNPIKIDKIRSSVKDLHSRIRVAIQRIDSISKKIEEIRDKELQPQLEELIGGLIRMWRMMLDYHGRQYDILLLANNNGTTKISVRSEPQHHAMILVHEWNSLSSNFTQWMSAHKAYLTAINGWLHQCIDYSLKHSRSSRRRRQQFSPTRYTPPPIFVTCKNWLLLLPDLPVKEVVSSIKDLVNVISHFLPSQESHGTSKSSFSLPHKAVQNRFRENNHSNPSSVDWNLNYDQLQSALTIFLDRLKTFAELSVTKYEELQTSVKLARDNYESSQFRS; via the exons ATGGGGGTTGCCAACTCAAAGATTGAAGAAGAGAAAGCCCTTGTATTGTGCAGAGAAAGGAAACGATTTGTAAGACATGCTATAGATGAAAGGTGTTTACTTGCCGATTCTCATTTTTCTTATGTGCAGTCCCTCCGAACTACGGGAATTGAACTAAGAAAATTTGTAGAGCCTGAATTCCCTGCTGAATCTTCCATTTATACACCAACAGCAGCAGCAACACCTGAGCTTCTTGCTTTAACTGAAAAGTCAGTTTCCCACTTCTCTAACTCATCTCCGTCTATTTCACAACGTTTGGAGACAACCAAATCATTTTCTCCAGTTCCTTCTCCCTCCTCATCTGGACGCATTCAAATAAACCATATGAAATCAGGAAAAACTTCTGATTTGACAGTCAAGGAGAAACTTCCTACTTCAGTAACAGTCACTCTAGAGTCTTCGATTGATACTCCAAAGCACATCGTCTTGGAGCGTGATGAAACTTCATCCTTTGAATATCCACCAACACCTCCTGCAGCACAACCATGGGATTATTTTGGTCTTTTCCATCCCACCGACAGCCAACTTTCCTATAAAAgtgggggaggattaaatcatgGTTTTGATAATGCTGATGAAATTAGACATCTAAAGGAAGAGGAGGACATACTGGAAGAAGATGGAGACAGAGCTTCTACAAATGAAAAAAATGACCTAGAGTCAGAAGATGATTTTGATCAACCAACCAAAGAACCCTTGGTACAAATTTACAAAAACAGAAATGTCATTTTGGAACAACAATTAAGAAGTGAGTTTCCAGTCATACAGCCTACAAAAGACATTGTTTCCAAAGCTAATCATCAGGATGGGGACAATGTGAAGCACACAAATGGTATATCTGAGACTTATGAAACTCCTGAAACAACCCCGACAAAAACAGCACCTCATGTGGCTGTGTTTCCTATTAATGGGAAGACCACAAAGTCTGAACCAGAAACTAATCATGAGACGAGAGATTTTGTGACATGCATAAAAGAAATTGAAGAGCTATTTCTGAAAGCTTCTGAATCTGGAACTGAAGTTCCTAGGATGCTGGAGGCAAACAAAATGCAGTTTCGGCCTCTAGTTCCGAAAGAAAGAG CTTACAAATCAAAGGCATCTGTATTCCTCACAACCTGTTTCACTTGTTGTACAGAAGAAGCACCTCATCGTCCAA TTGCTGCTGAAAATGATATGAAGTACATAACATGGCCTAGGTCAATGTCATCACTCTCCTCATCATCTAGGAAATTTGTTGGCCCTACAGTGAGCAATGATATTGATGAGCTGGGAAGCAATATCTTCCATTCATACATGAATTCAGGTAGCCATGCCTCGACATTAGATAGGTTATATGCATGGGAGAGAAAGCTTTATGATGAAGTCAAG GCAAGCGGTGTCATACGAAGGGAGTATGACATGAAGTGTAAGCTGTTGAGACATAAAGAGTCTGTAGAAGATAATCCAATAAAAATTGATAAAATCCGTTCTTCCGTTAAGGACCTTCACTCAAGAATTCGTGTTGCTATCCAGAGAATCGATTCAATATCAAAGAAAATCGAGGAAATAAGGGATAAGGAGCTTCAACCACAGCTGGAGGAGTTAATTGGAGG CTTAATAAGAATGTGGAGAATGATGCTCGACTATCATGGCCGCCAATACGACATTCTATTATTAGCTAACAACAATGGAACCACCAAAATTTCAGTTCGATCGGAACCACAACACCATGCTATGATTCTTGTGCATGAATGGAATTCTTTGAGTTCAAATTTCACACAGTGGATGTCAGCACACAAAGCATACCTTACTGCCATCAATGGTTGGCTACACCAGTGCATCGACTACTCACTAAAACATAGCAGGTCATCCAGGAGGAGGCGCCAACAGTTCTCTCCAACACGATACACACCTCCGCCAATCTTTGTGACTTGCAAAAATTGGTTGCTTCTGCTACCAGATCTTCCTGTCAAAGAAGTGGTCTCTTCAATAAAAGATCTTGTGAACGTGATCTCGCATTTCTTGCCTAGCCAAGAGAGTCATGGTACTTCAAAGTCATCCTTCTCGTTACCACACAAGGCAGTACAAAACAGATTCAGAGAAAATAATCACTCAAATCCATCCTCCGTCGATTGGAATCTAAACTATGATCAACTACAATCAGCTCTCACAATCTTCCTAGATAGGCTGAAGACTTTTGCAGAGTTGTCAGTTACAAAGTATGAAGAACTACAAACCTCAGTCAAGCTGGCTCGAGATAATTACGAAAGTAGTCAGTTTAGATCGTGA
- the LOC122047824 gene encoding membrane steroid-binding protein 2-like isoform X2, whose translation MAFFSSLAAAIDSYTGLSPAAFFTIVALMVGAYRLVSAFFVYPDEESAAKRSLAPQMPPPPEAFSPPPQPVQLGDITLEDLKAYDGSDPNKPLLVAIKGQVYDVSIGRRRDFWKRVVRALGGPSAREGPRLPECKIYPQRHFATWSILVGSATSYSGRPGSSKRPKPPI comes from the exons ATGGCGTTCTTCTCGTCGCTGGCGGCGGCGATCGACTCCTACACGGGCCTGTCCCCCGCCGCCTTCTTCACCATCGTCGCCCTCATGGTCGGCGCTTACCGCCTCGTCTCCGCCTTCTTCGTCTACCCTGACGAAGAATCCGCCGCCAAGAGATCTCTCGCCCCGCAGATGCCTCCGCCGCCGGAGGCGTTCTCGCCGCCGCCCCAACCTGTCCAACTGGGGGACATCACCTTGGAGGACCTGAAGGCGTACGACGGATCCGACCCCAACAAACCCCTCTTGGTGGCGATCAAGGGTCAGGTTTACGACGTCTCTATTGGAAG GAGAAGGGATTTCTGGAAaagagtggtccgggcgctcggaggtccgagCGCTCGAGAGGGACCCAGGCTCCCGGAATGCAAAATATATCCGCAACGTcatttcgccacgtggagcatcctggttgggtcggctacgtcatattcagggcgccctGGAAGTTCCAAGCGCCctaaacctcctatataa
- the LOC122047825 gene encoding protein ALTERED PHOSPHATE STARVATION RESPONSE 1-like isoform X2, translated as MKEPEFPAESSIYTPTAAATPELLALTEKSVSHFSNSSPSISQRLETTKSFSPVPSPSSSGRIQINHMKSGKTSDLTVKEKLPTSVTVTLESSIDTPKHIVLERDETSSFEYPPTPPAAQPWDYFGLFHPTDSQLSYKSGGGLNHGFDNADEIRHLKEEEDILEEDGDRASTNEKNDLESEDDFDQPTKEPLVQIYKNRNVILEQQLRSEFPVIQPTKDIVSKANHQDGDNVKHTNGISETYETPETTPTKTAPHVAVFPINGKTTKSEPETNHETRDFVTCIKEIEELFLKASESGTEVPRMLEANKMQFRPLVPKERAYKSKASVFLTTCFTCCTEEAPHRPIAAENDMKYITWPRSMSSLSSSSRKFVGPTVSNDIDELGSNIFHSYMNSGSHASTLDRLYAWERKLYDEVKASGVIRREYDMKCKLLRHKESVEDNPIKIDKIRSSVKDLHSRIRVAIQRIDSISKKIEEIRDKELQPQLEELIGGLIRMWRMMLDYHGRQYDILLLANNNGTTKISVRSEPQHHAMILVHEWNSLSSNFTQWMSAHKAYLTAINGWLHQCIDYSLKHSRSSRRRRQQFSPTRYTPPPIFVTCKNWLLLLPDLPVKEVVSSIKDLVNVISHFLPSQESHGTSKSSFSLPHKAVQNRFRENNHSNPSSVDWNLNYDQLQSALTIFLDRLKTFAELSVTKYEELQTSVKLARDNYESSQFRS; from the exons ATGAAAG AGCCTGAATTCCCTGCTGAATCTTCCATTTATACACCAACAGCAGCAGCAACACCTGAGCTTCTTGCTTTAACTGAAAAGTCAGTTTCCCACTTCTCTAACTCATCTCCGTCTATTTCACAACGTTTGGAGACAACCAAATCATTTTCTCCAGTTCCTTCTCCCTCCTCATCTGGACGCATTCAAATAAACCATATGAAATCAGGAAAAACTTCTGATTTGACAGTCAAGGAGAAACTTCCTACTTCAGTAACAGTCACTCTAGAGTCTTCGATTGATACTCCAAAGCACATCGTCTTGGAGCGTGATGAAACTTCATCCTTTGAATATCCACCAACACCTCCTGCAGCACAACCATGGGATTATTTTGGTCTTTTCCATCCCACCGACAGCCAACTTTCCTATAAAAgtgggggaggattaaatcatgGTTTTGATAATGCTGATGAAATTAGACATCTAAAGGAAGAGGAGGACATACTGGAAGAAGATGGAGACAGAGCTTCTACAAATGAAAAAAATGACCTAGAGTCAGAAGATGATTTTGATCAACCAACCAAAGAACCCTTGGTACAAATTTACAAAAACAGAAATGTCATTTTGGAACAACAATTAAGAAGTGAGTTTCCAGTCATACAGCCTACAAAAGACATTGTTTCCAAAGCTAATCATCAGGATGGGGACAATGTGAAGCACACAAATGGTATATCTGAGACTTATGAAACTCCTGAAACAACCCCGACAAAAACAGCACCTCATGTGGCTGTGTTTCCTATTAATGGGAAGACCACAAAGTCTGAACCAGAAACTAATCATGAGACGAGAGATTTTGTGACATGCATAAAAGAAATTGAAGAGCTATTTCTGAAAGCTTCTGAATCTGGAACTGAAGTTCCTAGGATGCTGGAGGCAAACAAAATGCAGTTTCGGCCTCTAGTTCCGAAAGAAAGAG CTTACAAATCAAAGGCATCTGTATTCCTCACAACCTGTTTCACTTGTTGTACAGAAGAAGCACCTCATCGTCCAA TTGCTGCTGAAAATGATATGAAGTACATAACATGGCCTAGGTCAATGTCATCACTCTCCTCATCATCTAGGAAATTTGTTGGCCCTACAGTGAGCAATGATATTGATGAGCTGGGAAGCAATATCTTCCATTCATACATGAATTCAGGTAGCCATGCCTCGACATTAGATAGGTTATATGCATGGGAGAGAAAGCTTTATGATGAAGTCAAG GCAAGCGGTGTCATACGAAGGGAGTATGACATGAAGTGTAAGCTGTTGAGACATAAAGAGTCTGTAGAAGATAATCCAATAAAAATTGATAAAATCCGTTCTTCCGTTAAGGACCTTCACTCAAGAATTCGTGTTGCTATCCAGAGAATCGATTCAATATCAAAGAAAATCGAGGAAATAAGGGATAAGGAGCTTCAACCACAGCTGGAGGAGTTAATTGGAGG CTTAATAAGAATGTGGAGAATGATGCTCGACTATCATGGCCGCCAATACGACATTCTATTATTAGCTAACAACAATGGAACCACCAAAATTTCAGTTCGATCGGAACCACAACACCATGCTATGATTCTTGTGCATGAATGGAATTCTTTGAGTTCAAATTTCACACAGTGGATGTCAGCACACAAAGCATACCTTACTGCCATCAATGGTTGGCTACACCAGTGCATCGACTACTCACTAAAACATAGCAGGTCATCCAGGAGGAGGCGCCAACAGTTCTCTCCAACACGATACACACCTCCGCCAATCTTTGTGACTTGCAAAAATTGGTTGCTTCTGCTACCAGATCTTCCTGTCAAAGAAGTGGTCTCTTCAATAAAAGATCTTGTGAACGTGATCTCGCATTTCTTGCCTAGCCAAGAGAGTCATGGTACTTCAAAGTCATCCTTCTCGTTACCACACAAGGCAGTACAAAACAGATTCAGAGAAAATAATCACTCAAATCCATCCTCCGTCGATTGGAATCTAAACTATGATCAACTACAATCAGCTCTCACAATCTTCCTAGATAGGCTGAAGACTTTTGCAGAGTTGTCAGTTACAAAGTATGAAGAACTACAAACCTCAGTCAAGCTGGCTCGAGATAATTACGAAAGTAGTCAGTTTAGATCGTGA